The Paenibacillus sp. YPG26 genome includes a window with the following:
- a CDS encoding CdaR family protein: protein MDKWFNNNTIAKIIALCVSVLLWAMVHLDSNTPGNTAASLIDVKTINDIKVEVVGFDDKSYVLRDMDPKVVSLEVKGKRSNITTVFTDYRVKLNLENVGPGTTMVPLTAELPYGVELVSQTPSSVKVTIEAKRTKTYSASVVLKGVPDGGLQLGTPILENDGKVSVTLPESELKRVHKVEGIVDVSEAQEPLEGKSVKLKAYDKNGRVIPDAEISPSSIQVDVPMNKLYKTVPIEIKQTGRLPQGYALSEIQADVEGVAIYGTKDVLEGIDSYTLSVDLSKFRGPTTTEYSLDLTPPNGSEKIEPSSVKVVVKTAPLGEKTVNDIPVTIKNQSEKTTVKVLSPANTKLSLTVQGSDEVLKSIQAGDFAISVDVSGLGQGIHKVTPTIKLPKFVSLTGGADVKVEVEVKDRAKPVTSTPSDTDTDRSSGQGVNSEPDQGTESNDAARDSGSNPDQTVKEP, encoded by the coding sequence ATGGATAAGTGGTTCAATAATAATACGATTGCCAAAATTATAGCACTGTGTGTGAGTGTGTTGTTATGGGCAATGGTACATTTGGACAGTAATACGCCAGGCAATACAGCAGCTTCTTTGATCGATGTTAAGACCATCAATGATATTAAAGTGGAAGTGGTCGGTTTTGATGATAAATCGTATGTATTGAGGGATATGGACCCCAAGGTTGTGAGCCTTGAAGTTAAAGGCAAGCGCTCTAATATCACTACCGTATTTACCGACTATAGGGTGAAATTGAACTTGGAGAATGTAGGTCCGGGTACGACTATGGTACCATTAACTGCTGAACTCCCCTATGGAGTGGAATTGGTATCCCAAACCCCTTCAAGCGTCAAGGTAACGATTGAAGCCAAACGGACCAAGACATATAGCGCGAGCGTTGTGCTAAAAGGAGTTCCGGATGGAGGACTGCAACTGGGGACCCCAATTCTGGAGAATGATGGGAAGGTAAGCGTCACACTTCCTGAAAGTGAGCTTAAGCGGGTTCACAAGGTTGAGGGCATTGTGGATGTAAGCGAGGCCCAGGAACCTCTAGAAGGCAAATCCGTCAAGCTTAAAGCATATGATAAGAATGGACGAGTGATTCCGGATGCGGAGATTAGTCCGTCATCTATACAGGTCGATGTACCCATGAACAAGCTCTACAAAACGGTGCCTATAGAAATTAAGCAGACGGGAAGGCTTCCGCAAGGCTATGCGTTGTCTGAAATTCAAGCCGATGTTGAGGGAGTTGCCATATATGGGACTAAAGATGTGTTGGAGGGAATTGATTCCTATACTCTGAGTGTGGATCTGAGCAAGTTCAGGGGTCCAACCACGACTGAATACTCATTGGACTTGACTCCGCCGAATGGTTCTGAGAAAATCGAGCCGAGCTCTGTAAAGGTCGTTGTCAAAACTGCGCCTTTGGGTGAGAAGACAGTGAATGACATTCCGGTTACGATCAAGAATCAGAGCGAGAAGACGACAGTCAAAGTTCTGAGTCCGGCGAATACAAAATTGTCTTTGACGGTGCAGGGTTCGGATGAAGTGCTGAAGTCAATTCAGGCAGGGGACTTTGCTATTAGTGTCGATGTATCCGGTCTTGGACAAGGGATTCACAAGGTTACCCCTACGATTAAGCTGCCGAAGTTCGTCTCCTTAACAGGCGGCGCCGATGTGAAAGTCGAAGTTGAAGTTAAGGATCGTGCTAAACCGGTAACTTCAACGCCTTCGGATACAGATACGGACCGGAGTAGCGGACAGGGTGTGAATTCAGAGCCAGATCAGGGAACTGAGAGTAATGATGCTGCTAGGGACTCAGGCAGTAATCCAGACCAGACTGTGAAGGAACCTTAG
- the cdaA gene encoding diadenylate cyclase CdaA has product MNYFSDLTWQESIKDAIDILIVTYIIYHLILLVRGTRAVQLLKGILVLVVIWAASTWFDLYTLKWLMNQMFTFGVLAVFIIFQPELRRALEQLGRGKLFGRTTADEEEFSREIGEIIKAVNYLSRGKIGALIVFERNTGLNEYKESGIPTQSVITSELLINIFIPNTPLHDGAIIIQEHRIAAAACYLPLSENPFISKELGTRHRAAIGISEVADAVSVVVSEETGQISLAINGQVVRGINEESLISKLYEELSPSTANKDKKPPFWKLKGGHKNG; this is encoded by the coding sequence ATGAATTACTTTTCGGACTTAACATGGCAGGAGTCCATTAAGGATGCAATAGATATCCTGATCGTAACGTATATTATTTATCACTTGATTCTACTTGTACGGGGAACCAGAGCCGTTCAGCTGCTGAAAGGCATTCTGGTGCTGGTTGTGATCTGGGCGGCAAGCACCTGGTTCGATCTCTATACCCTCAAATGGTTGATGAATCAGATGTTCACGTTTGGTGTGCTTGCTGTGTTCATTATCTTCCAGCCTGAGTTAAGAAGGGCGCTGGAGCAGCTTGGCCGTGGTAAATTATTCGGACGGACGACTGCAGATGAAGAAGAATTCAGCCGGGAGATCGGCGAGATTATTAAGGCGGTTAATTATTTATCCCGTGGAAAGATTGGGGCGTTAATTGTATTTGAACGTAATACGGGTCTTAATGAGTATAAAGAGTCAGGAATCCCAACCCAGTCGGTGATTACCTCCGAACTGCTGATTAATATATTTATTCCGAATACCCCTCTTCATGATGGAGCCATTATTATTCAGGAGCATCGGATTGCCGCGGCAGCCTGTTATTTGCCACTCTCCGAGAACCCCTTCATTAGTAAAGAGCTGGGAACAAGACATCGTGCTGCGATTGGGATCAGTGAGGTCGCCGATGCAGTGTCTGTAGTTGTATCAGAGGAGACAGGTCAAATCTCGCTTGCGATTAATGGGCAGGTTGTGCGAGGTATCAATGAAGAGTCTCTGATCTCCAAGCTCTATGAAGAGCTCAGCCCAAGTACGGCAAATAAGGATAAGAAGCCCCCGTTCTGGAAGCTGAAGGGGGGGCACAAGAATGGATAA
- a CDS encoding zf-HC2 domain-containing protein has product MDCKQAASLMHDYLDEDLERAQALELKKHLVQCPSCNMHFQELEQTEMMLFHAVKSSVPSASDELVERIMREIPGKRRQRVWMKWIKRHPALTAVAMFLFVMLFSTMSLWKADDQLIVKGAGLDQVVIEGRTVIVPNGKTIAGDLTVENGKAQIYGEVDGNLTVIDGSLYQASTAKISGDVKSIDQALDWIWYKITNTFTEVAYR; this is encoded by the coding sequence ATGGATTGCAAACAAGCTGCCTCTTTAATGCATGACTACCTGGATGAAGATTTAGAACGGGCGCAAGCTCTGGAACTAAAGAAACATCTGGTGCAATGTCCGTCCTGTAATATGCATTTTCAAGAGCTGGAACAAACGGAAATGATGCTTTTCCATGCTGTTAAGAGCTCGGTGCCTTCCGCTTCAGATGAGCTTGTAGAACGGATTATGCGTGAGATTCCAGGGAAGCGCAGACAGCGTGTGTGGATGAAATGGATCAAGAGACATCCCGCACTTACGGCAGTGGCCATGTTCCTCTTTGTGATGCTCTTTAGCACAATGTCACTCTGGAAGGCCGATGACCAGTTGATTGTTAAAGGCGCCGGACTGGACCAGGTTGTTATTGAAGGCAGGACCGTGATTGTTCCAAATGGGAAGACCATTGCTGGGGATTTGACAGTGGAGAATGGAAAGGCTCAGATCTACGGAGAAGTGGATGGGAATCTTACGGTTATTGATGGTTCCCTATATCAGGCTTCAACGGCCAAAATATCTGGCGATGTCAAGAGTATCGATCAAGCGCTTGATTGGATCTGGTACAAGATTACAAATACATTCACTGAAGTCGCCTACCGATAA
- the sigW gene encoding RNA polymerase sigma factor SigW: MIDNYDTRLAKLARKGDQGAFAEIVDIYKDKLFHLAYRMLNNRHEAEDIVQETFLRVHKNWMRYDENQKFSTWIYRIATNLCIDRLRKRKPSYSLDAEMNDQEGMDGYTLIPGDHRTPESEYLVSETRETIHTAMESLPAKYKSVMVLRYLQELSLQEISDVLGMPVTTVKTRVHRGREFLRKKLENKHV; the protein is encoded by the coding sequence ATGATTGACAATTATGATACGAGACTTGCAAAGCTGGCCCGTAAAGGGGATCAAGGCGCTTTTGCAGAAATTGTAGATATTTATAAAGATAAATTGTTTCACTTGGCCTATCGTATGCTGAATAACCGGCATGAAGCCGAGGATATTGTGCAGGAAACTTTTCTCAGGGTACATAAGAACTGGATGCGTTATGATGAGAATCAGAAGTTCTCTACCTGGATATATCGTATTGCTACGAATTTGTGTATAGATCGTCTGAGGAAGAGAAAGCCGAGCTACTCCCTTGATGCGGAAATGAATGATCAGGAGGGCATGGATGGGTATACCTTAATCCCTGGGGACCATCGGACACCGGAGAGTGAATACCTGGTATCAGAGACCCGGGAGACGATACATACCGCAATGGAGAGCCTGCCGGCCAAATACAAATCGGTCATGGTCCTTAGATATCTTCAGGAGCTGTCTCTGCAGGAGATTAGTGATGTGCTGGGTATGCCCGTAACAACGGTCAAGACCCGTGTGCACCGAGGGCGTGAGTTTTTGCGCAAAAAATTGGAGAATAAGCATGTCTGA